The proteins below come from a single Cupriavidus pauculus genomic window:
- a CDS encoding FAD:protein FMN transferase translates to MTHRVLIPLALSAPPTPVARARAWQWAGDTMGTTWSVAAELPAACDPSSLGTGIRAVLDGVIAQMSNWSADSDISRYNRAAPGEWVVLPEDALTVLTAALRTARESGGAYDPSAGALVDLWGFGPAGRRDTAPAADAIARTRAHCGWQRMAVDIERRAVWQPGGISLDFCAIAKGFAVDAVSRYLNGAGVTSHLVEIGGELSGHGVKADGMPWWVELESPHADGRGEGQEQDARTLVALCGLSVATSGDYRRYFEQAGRRYAHTIDPRTGYPATHALASVTVLHEEAMMADAWSTALTVLGPDAGLQTATRHALAARFLVRTPRGFDEHVSPAFAAMMQ, encoded by the coding sequence ATGACGCATCGCGTATTGATCCCGCTCGCGCTGAGCGCGCCCCCCACGCCGGTGGCGCGCGCGCGCGCGTGGCAATGGGCGGGCGACACGATGGGCACGACCTGGTCGGTGGCGGCAGAGCTGCCTGCCGCGTGCGATCCGTCGTCGCTCGGTACGGGCATCCGCGCGGTGCTCGATGGCGTCATCGCGCAGATGAGCAACTGGTCCGCCGACTCCGATATCAGCCGCTACAACCGCGCGGCGCCTGGCGAGTGGGTGGTTCTGCCCGAGGACGCGCTCACGGTCCTGACCGCCGCGCTGCGCACCGCGCGCGAAAGCGGCGGCGCGTACGACCCGAGCGCGGGCGCCCTGGTCGATCTGTGGGGCTTCGGTCCCGCGGGCCGGCGCGATACCGCGCCAGCGGCCGACGCGATTGCGCGCACGCGGGCGCATTGCGGCTGGCAGCGCATGGCAGTCGACATCGAGCGACGCGCGGTGTGGCAGCCGGGCGGCATATCGCTCGACTTCTGCGCGATTGCCAAGGGGTTTGCGGTCGACGCCGTGTCGCGGTATCTGAACGGCGCCGGCGTGACGAGCCATCTGGTCGAGATCGGCGGCGAACTGAGTGGGCATGGCGTCAAGGCCGACGGCATGCCATGGTGGGTCGAGCTCGAATCGCCCCATGCAGACGGCCGAGGGGAAGGCCAGGAGCAGGACGCACGGACGCTGGTGGCGCTATGCGGGCTGTCGGTCGCGACGTCGGGCGACTATCGCCGCTATTTCGAGCAGGCGGGTCGCCGCTACGCGCATACGATCGACCCGCGCACCGGTTACCCGGCCACGCACGCACTGGCCTCCGTGACCGTGTTGCACGAGGAAGCGATGATGGCCGACGCGTGGTCCACGGCGCTGACCGTGCTCGGTCCCGATGCGGGGCTGCAGACGGCCACGCGTCACGCGCTCGCGGCACGCTTTCTCGTACGGACGCCGCGCGGTTTCGACGAACATGTCTCCCCGGCCTTCGCCGCGATGATGCAATGA
- a CDS encoding DUF4198 domain-containing protein has translation MKKPARPLQRLALRATLLALAALAPLAAHAHRQWLLPSSTVLAGNDPWVTVDAAVSNDLFVFDHFPMRLDSLVVTGPDGAALKPENASTGKFRSTFDLHLAQPGTYRVAVVNTGVFANWKVNGETKRFRGTAEALASAVPPNAEALQTTETLARVETFVTAGKPSTKAFAATGKGLELQPITHPNDLVAGEAANFRLLLDGKPASNLKVEVVPGGIRYRDKLNDMDVTTDADGKFSVKWPAPGMYWMEAEVRDDKTSNRAIKARRATYAVTVEVLPQ, from the coding sequence ATGAAGAAACCTGCCCGTCCTCTGCAACGCCTCGCGCTGCGCGCCACGCTCCTCGCGCTTGCCGCCCTTGCGCCGCTCGCCGCGCACGCCCACCGTCAATGGCTGCTGCCGTCCTCCACCGTGCTCGCGGGCAACGATCCGTGGGTCACCGTCGATGCCGCCGTGTCGAACGACCTGTTCGTATTCGATCATTTCCCGATGCGGCTGGACAGCCTCGTCGTGACCGGTCCCGATGGCGCCGCGCTCAAGCCCGAGAACGCGTCCACCGGCAAGTTCCGCAGCACGTTCGACCTGCATCTGGCGCAACCGGGCACGTACCGCGTAGCCGTGGTGAACACCGGCGTGTTCGCGAACTGGAAGGTCAACGGCGAGACCAAGCGTTTCCGCGGCACCGCCGAGGCGCTTGCCAGCGCGGTGCCGCCGAACGCCGAGGCGCTGCAGACCACCGAGACGCTTGCCCGCGTGGAGACGTTCGTCACCGCGGGCAAGCCCAGCACGAAGGCGTTCGCGGCCACGGGCAAGGGTCTGGAACTGCAGCCCATCACGCATCCGAACGACCTCGTCGCCGGCGAAGCCGCGAACTTCCGCCTGCTGCTCGATGGCAAGCCCGCGAGCAACCTCAAGGTGGAAGTCGTGCCCGGTGGCATCCGCTATCGGGACAAGCTCAACGACATGGACGTGACCACCGACGCGGACGGCAAGTTCAGCGTCAAGTGGCCCGCGCCCGGCATGTACTGGATGGAAGCCGAGGTACGCGACGACAAGACGTCGAATCGCGCGATCAAGGCGCGACGTGCGACGTATGCGGTGACCGTCGAGGTATTGCCGCAGTAA
- a CDS encoding DUF2271 domain-containing protein codes for MRRLLTVTLTGMAAMPAVNAMAAEMNVKVEIPRLTVAEYHRPYVSIWIERADQSPVSTLAVWYDAKSKEDHGTKWLKDMRQWWRKAGRDMQMPADGISGATRAPGEQTLTFSDGKAPLGKLPAGSYQLVVEAAREVGGRELVRVPFTWPPQSAQNARAQGDHELGAVSIDLKP; via the coding sequence ATGCGCCGACTGCTCACCGTTACCCTGACCGGCATGGCCGCGATGCCCGCCGTGAACGCCATGGCCGCGGAAATGAACGTCAAGGTCGAGATTCCGCGTCTCACCGTTGCCGAGTACCACCGGCCCTACGTCTCCATCTGGATCGAGCGCGCCGACCAGAGCCCGGTTTCCACGCTGGCGGTCTGGTACGACGCCAAGAGCAAGGAGGACCACGGCACCAAGTGGCTCAAGGACATGCGCCAGTGGTGGCGCAAGGCCGGCCGCGACATGCAGATGCCGGCCGACGGGATTTCCGGCGCCACGCGCGCGCCCGGCGAGCAGACGCTGACGTTCTCGGACGGCAAGGCGCCGCTGGGCAAGCTGCCGGCGGGCAGCTACCAGCTCGTGGTGGAAGCCGCGCGCGAAGTGGGCGGACGCGAACTCGTACGCGTGCCGTTCACGTGGCCGCCGCAGTCGGCGCAGAACGCCCGTGCCCAGGGCGACCATGAACTGGGTGCCGTCAGCATCGACCTCAAGCCCTGA
- a CDS encoding PepSY-associated TM helix domain-containing protein — MIDTQPASGQQRRAFWLKHLHQWHWISSAICLIGMLLFAVTGFTLNHAGQIEGRPKVVTRQETLPADVLQALRRAVPAPADGARRKGDAKSAVPPVLAEWLARTLDVDASAREAEWSADELYVALPRPGGDAWASVSLDDGEVQYEVTTRGWISYLNDLHKGRNTGNAWSWFIDAFAIACLVFSITGLFLLKLHAGGRAATWPLVGFGVVLPLLLAILFIH; from the coding sequence ATGATCGACACCCAGCCAGCTTCCGGCCAGCAGCGCCGCGCGTTCTGGCTCAAGCATCTGCACCAGTGGCACTGGATCAGTTCCGCGATCTGCCTGATCGGGATGCTGCTGTTCGCCGTGACCGGTTTCACGCTCAACCATGCCGGCCAGATCGAAGGCCGGCCGAAAGTCGTGACACGGCAGGAAACCCTGCCCGCCGACGTGCTGCAGGCGCTGCGGCGCGCGGTGCCTGCCCCTGCCGACGGTGCGCGCCGCAAGGGCGACGCGAAATCGGCCGTCCCGCCGGTGCTGGCCGAGTGGCTGGCGCGCACGCTCGACGTCGATGCCTCCGCACGCGAGGCCGAATGGTCGGCCGACGAGCTCTATGTTGCCTTGCCGCGGCCCGGTGGCGATGCCTGGGCCAGCGTCTCGCTCGACGACGGGGAGGTCCAGTACGAAGTCACGACGCGCGGCTGGATTTCCTATCTCAACGACCTGCACAAGGGCCGCAACACGGGCAACGCCTGGAGCTGGTTCATCGACGCGTTCGCCATTGCGTGCCTCGTGTTCAGCATTACCGGGCTGTTCCTGCTCAAGCTTCACGCGGGCGGACGGGCCGCCACGTGGCCGCTCGTCGGCTTCGGCGTGGTCCTGCCGCTGTTGCTGGCCATCCTGTTTATCCATTGA
- a CDS encoding mechanosensitive ion channel domain-containing protein produces the protein MFRFAEGPDGWPRIYVQTDSLPVAIVIVAGLLLSIALASVLCYAVTRILLLWVVRRLARGEHRKWLRAAERHKVFDRLAPIVPAWIVYLSAPLLTGVSFPIISMLGRPVGVIAACFMVYAALRAGFAFLASIEDRYSHFPHASERPIKSFLQVATIVLYLMALIAIVSLLLDRSPTYFLTGVSAMTALLIIVFRDSLLGFVASIQLAAYDMLRIGDWIEVPGYVADGVVTDISLNTIKVQNFDNTIVTLPSYVLLSNGVKNWRGMMDSGARRVRHAIPFDADSVRLCDDALLGALRASPALRLPPALDTAAVRDSLTNLGMLRAYMMAYFREHPAIRADMPLVIRHVQSTSQGLPLEVFLFVNVTDWQTYEQVQSDLFDHVYGVLPLFGLRVWQKR, from the coding sequence ATGTTTCGCTTCGCCGAAGGCCCGGACGGATGGCCACGGATCTACGTCCAGACCGACAGCCTGCCCGTGGCGATCGTCATCGTCGCGGGCCTGTTGCTGAGCATCGCCCTGGCGAGCGTGCTTTGCTATGCGGTCACGCGCATCCTCCTGCTGTGGGTCGTGCGGCGGCTTGCACGCGGCGAACATCGCAAATGGCTGCGCGCGGCGGAGCGCCACAAGGTGTTCGACCGGCTTGCGCCGATCGTGCCCGCCTGGATCGTCTATCTGTCGGCGCCGCTGCTCACGGGCGTCTCGTTTCCGATCATCTCGATGCTGGGGCGCCCGGTCGGCGTGATTGCCGCGTGCTTCATGGTCTATGCGGCACTGCGCGCGGGCTTTGCGTTTCTCGCCAGTATCGAGGATCGCTACAGCCACTTTCCGCATGCCAGCGAGCGGCCGATCAAGAGCTTCCTGCAGGTCGCGACCATTGTGCTGTATCTGATGGCGCTGATCGCCATCGTCTCGCTGCTGCTCGACCGATCGCCGACTTACTTCCTGACGGGCGTGAGCGCGATGACCGCGCTGCTGATCATCGTGTTTCGCGACTCGCTGCTCGGCTTTGTCGCGAGCATCCAGCTGGCGGCCTACGACATGCTGCGCATCGGCGACTGGATCGAGGTGCCCGGCTATGTCGCCGACGGCGTCGTCACCGATATCTCGCTCAACACGATCAAGGTGCAGAACTTCGACAATACGATCGTCACGCTGCCGAGCTATGTGCTGCTCAGCAACGGCGTCAAGAACTGGCGGGGGATGATGGACTCGGGTGCGCGCCGCGTGCGGCATGCGATTCCGTTCGATGCGGATAGCGTGCGCCTGTGCGACGACGCATTGCTCGGCGCGTTGCGCGCGAGCCCGGCGCTACGGTTGCCGCCCGCGCTGGACACGGCGGCGGTGCGCGATTCGCTCACCAATCTCGGCATGCTGCGCGCGTACATGATGGCCTACTTCCGCGAGCATCCAGCTATTCGCGCCGACATGCCGCTGGTGATCCGCCACGTGCAGTCGACGAGCCAGGGGCTGCCGCTCGAGGTCTTCCTGTTCGTCAACGTGACGGACTGGCAAACGTACGAACAGGTCCAGTCGGACCTGTTCGACCACGTCTATGGCGTACTCCCCTTGTTCGGCCTCCGCGTCTGGCAAAAACGCTAG
- a CDS encoding DUF4198 domain-containing protein, translating into MTKTTAIAFALMALSSAAHAHQIWIEPADQRAVIRFGEFGDNLREASPGLLDKFVAPSATLLSPKGEKTAAGVKTANGFVLPFSATAGESVVAQDASYPLYAFKRADKDMANWYYPAARWVTDFAAQQPKLPLDLVPTGETGAFKLFFQGKPLPKTKVALVTQSGWAKEANTDEHGAVKFEMPWKGTYVAEVHHNDQTPGERTGANGAERYTAVNYVTSVTYIKADGVAPIPAPPAATPSPAK; encoded by the coding sequence ATGACCAAGACGACCGCCATCGCGTTCGCACTGATGGCCCTGTCCTCCGCCGCGCACGCGCACCAGATCTGGATCGAACCCGCCGACCAGCGCGCGGTGATTCGCTTCGGCGAGTTCGGCGACAACCTGCGCGAGGCCTCGCCGGGCCTGCTCGACAAGTTCGTGGCGCCGAGCGCGACGCTGCTCTCGCCGAAAGGCGAAAAGACCGCGGCGGGTGTGAAGACCGCCAACGGTTTCGTGCTGCCGTTCAGCGCCACCGCCGGCGAGTCCGTGGTGGCGCAGGACGCGAGCTATCCGCTCTACGCGTTCAAGCGCGCGGACAAGGACATGGCCAACTGGTACTACCCGGCCGCGCGCTGGGTCACCGACTTCGCGGCACAACAGCCGAAGCTGCCGCTCGACCTCGTACCCACGGGCGAAACCGGTGCGTTCAAGCTGTTCTTCCAGGGCAAGCCGCTGCCGAAGACCAAGGTGGCGCTCGTCACGCAATCGGGCTGGGCGAAGGAAGCCAATACGGACGAGCACGGCGCGGTGAAGTTCGAGATGCCGTGGAAGGGCACGTATGTGGCCGAGGTCCATCACAACGACCAGACGCCGGGCGAGCGCACCGGGGCCAACGGGGCCGAGCGTTATACCGCCGTGAACTACGTGACGTCGGTGACGTATATCAAGGCGGACGGCGTGGCGCCCATTCCCGCGCCGCCGGCGGCAACACCTTCCCCGGCAAAATAG
- a CDS encoding TonB-dependent receptor: MVGRIVFGGAVVAPAAVMPFAAHAQAAATRAYAIPAGTLEDTLSRFGRDAGIMLSFKPEIAAGRQSAGLNGSYSARGGLDTLLAGSGLTVVEQSNGSYQVVSPAGNTGSGADGTLPPVTVTASADTRLQPEYAGGQVARGGSLGILGSLDVMDTPFSTMNYTAETIENTQARTLADVVINESSVRTLTSTGGFGEDFQIRGYTVASGDVGINGLYGLVSSSRMPAAIMERVEVLKGPGTLMNGIGPNGSVGGAINITTKRAGDEPLTRLTTTYESKSILGVQADVGRRFGEEKEWGVRVNGVYRNGQSNLDAGRQELGLGALGLDYRGRKLRWSLDAYTQHEGVENFRPQVGFAAGVTSIPDAPSGHRNFFPGTQLWLHDSAVMSRLEYDISPNLMVYAAGGYRGGTAYQTFPSGPVDALGNFRVNNSYYDSYSKTSTAEVGARAMFSTFGVGHTLNVGFTRLDQELGNAYIANPPSSAVASNIYNPTPLPAVIGARTDAQKASDTVLTSVAVTDTLSFLDDRIQLTGGLRHQKVSLENYSTTTGAQTSSYDASAISPLAGFVIKPLQYVSLYGNYTSGLTRGGVAPTTAANAGQVFPPYKSRQMETGVKVDWGRITTSLAAFQIKRPSAVTDPATNLYSFDGEQKNRGIELSAYGEVVQGLRLMASATFYDAKLSRTAGGVNDGKDANGVPDHTFNFGVDWDMPWVPGLSLSGRIINTSGVYFNAANTLRMPSWTRYDVGARYRTKVMGKSVVFRANVENLFNSDYWLVSGTYATVAAPRTLLLSAQIDF, translated from the coding sequence ATGGTGGGCCGTATCGTATTCGGCGGTGCAGTGGTCGCGCCGGCCGCCGTCATGCCGTTTGCCGCCCACGCGCAGGCCGCCGCCACGCGCGCCTATGCGATTCCCGCGGGCACGCTCGAAGACACGCTGAGCCGCTTTGGCCGCGATGCCGGCATCATGCTGTCGTTCAAGCCCGAGATTGCCGCAGGCAGGCAGAGCGCAGGCCTGAACGGCAGCTACTCCGCGCGCGGCGGTCTCGACACGCTGCTGGCGGGATCGGGCCTGACCGTGGTCGAGCAATCGAACGGCAGCTATCAGGTCGTCAGCCCTGCTGGCAACACCGGCAGCGGCGCCGATGGGACGCTGCCGCCGGTCACCGTGACCGCATCGGCCGATACGCGCCTGCAGCCCGAGTATGCGGGCGGCCAGGTGGCGCGCGGCGGCAGCCTGGGCATTCTCGGTTCGCTCGATGTCATGGACACGCCGTTCAGCACCATGAACTACACGGCCGAGACCATCGAGAACACGCAGGCCCGCACGCTGGCCGACGTGGTCATCAACGAATCGTCGGTGCGCACGCTGACGTCGACGGGCGGTTTTGGGGAGGACTTCCAGATCCGCGGCTATACCGTGGCGAGCGGCGACGTGGGCATCAACGGCCTGTACGGGCTGGTGTCGTCGAGCCGCATGCCGGCCGCGATCATGGAACGCGTGGAAGTGCTCAAGGGACCGGGCACTCTGATGAACGGCATCGGCCCGAACGGCAGCGTCGGCGGGGCGATCAATATCACCACCAAGCGCGCCGGCGACGAGCCGCTGACGCGCCTGACCACGACCTACGAGAGCAAGTCGATTCTCGGCGTGCAGGCCGATGTCGGCCGCCGGTTCGGCGAGGAAAAGGAATGGGGCGTACGCGTCAATGGCGTGTACAGGAACGGCCAGAGCAATCTTGACGCCGGCCGCCAGGAGCTGGGCCTCGGCGCGCTCGGCCTCGACTATCGCGGCCGCAAGCTGCGCTGGTCGCTCGATGCCTACACGCAGCACGAAGGCGTCGAGAACTTCCGTCCGCAGGTCGGTTTTGCCGCGGGCGTGACGTCGATTCCCGATGCACCCTCGGGCCACCGCAATTTCTTCCCGGGCACGCAGCTCTGGCTGCATGACTCGGCCGTGATGTCGCGCCTGGAGTACGACATCTCGCCGAACCTGATGGTCTACGCGGCAGGGGGCTATCGCGGAGGCACCGCGTACCAGACGTTCCCGTCGGGTCCCGTGGACGCGCTCGGCAATTTCCGCGTCAATAACTCGTACTACGATTCGTACAGCAAGACGAGCACGGCCGAAGTCGGCGCGCGCGCGATGTTCTCCACCTTTGGCGTGGGCCATACGCTGAACGTGGGCTTCACGCGGCTGGACCAGGAACTCGGCAATGCGTATATCGCGAACCCGCCATCGTCCGCGGTCGCCTCGAACATCTACAATCCGACGCCGCTGCCGGCCGTGATCGGCGCGCGTACCGATGCGCAGAAAGCGTCGGATACCGTGCTGACCAGCGTGGCCGTGACCGACACGCTGTCGTTCCTCGACGATCGCATCCAGCTGACCGGTGGCCTGCGCCACCAGAAGGTTTCGCTCGAGAACTATTCCACGACGACGGGCGCGCAGACCTCGAGCTACGACGCCAGCGCGATCTCGCCGCTCGCCGGCTTCGTGATCAAGCCGCTGCAGTACGTCTCGCTGTACGGTAACTACACGTCCGGCCTGACGCGCGGCGGTGTGGCGCCGACCACGGCCGCCAACGCGGGCCAGGTGTTCCCGCCGTACAAGTCGCGCCAGATGGAAACCGGCGTCAAGGTGGACTGGGGCCGCATCACGACGAGCCTGGCCGCGTTCCAGATCAAGCGCCCAAGCGCGGTGACCGATCCCGCCACGAATCTCTACAGCTTCGATGGCGAGCAGAAGAATCGCGGGATCGAACTGTCGGCGTATGGCGAGGTCGTGCAGGGCCTGCGCCTGATGGCGAGCGCCACGTTCTACGACGCCAAGCTTTCGCGCACCGCCGGGGGCGTCAACGACGGCAAGGACGCGAACGGCGTGCCCGACCACACCTTCAACTTCGGCGTCGACTGGGATATGCCGTGGGTGCCGGGGCTGAGCCTGTCGGGCCGCATCATCAATACCTCGGGCGTGTACTTCAACGCGGCCAATACGCTGCGCATGCCGTCGTGGACGCGCTACGACGTCGGCGCGCGGTATCGCACCAAGGTCATGGGCAAGTCCGTCGTGTTCCGCGCCAATGTCGAGAACCTGTTCAACTCGGACTACTGGCTCGTGAGCGGCACCTATGCGACAGTAGCGGCGCCTCGCACCTTGCTGTTGTCCGCGCAGATCGACTTCTGA